The DNA region CGTTCATCCGGCCCGAGAGCAGGAGGCTCCACTGGTCGGTGAAGTCGAGCTTGTGCTGGTAGAAGGGCGAGACCTCGTAAAAGGTGTCGGCGGTCGACAAGTAGTTGAAGACGTTGTAGTAGGCGCCCGGGTAGCCGGGGACCGGAATATCGGTAAGATACGGGTTCTGGTAAATCGGGCCGATCGCCTGGGCGAAGGAGACCAGCGGGGAAAATTCCCTCGCGGTGAGCGGCTGGGTCAGGTTCCAGATGTTGATCGGCGAGTGCCAGACGCCGGAATACTCGGTGTCGCTGAAATAGCGAAACTCGAGGCCCGCATCGATCATGTGGTGGAGCTTCCATCCGCCGCCGGACGCTCCTTCCGCGGTCTGGTCTAAGGAGGGAGCGGGCTTCTTTCCCTTCCCGATCGGAGTGTCGAAAGAGGCGCGTAGCTCGAGGCGATCGTCGAAGTCGTAGCCCGCCGGCAGCACGGCCCAGAAGGTGGACGGAATCGCCTGATCGATAAAGGTGCTGAAATATTCGAACATCGAGTTGTTCACGAGCGAGAGGTTGTCGTCGATCTTGAGCGTTTCGATCGCCTGGGCGACATAGTAGAGCTGCTGGGTCGAGTTCTCGGAGTTGGCGAAGAGGTTCGTCCGGCGGCTGATCGGCACCTGCGGTCCCCAGTTCATCGCGTAGCCGGCGCCGGGCGGGGCGGTGCCCAGCCCCGGGTGCAGGACGCCCGGGGGGCCGTACCAGCCGACTAGGGAGCCGGTCTGATAAAGGCCGTCGCTGATCAGGGCCTGGTCGGGGCGGTTGAGCCCGGCGACCGTGTTAAGGTGGTTGACGTCGAACTCGGTGTTGAAGTCAATCGAGAGGTTGTCGTAGGGCTTGGCGGAGAGGGCGAGGTAGGCGCACTGGCGCTGGAGGTAGGCACCGTCATAGTAGTTGTAAGGAGCGTAGCCGTCCTGTCCGAAGTAATCGACGCGGTAGGCGAGCTTGTCCTTGAGGATGGGCCCTCCGATGTCGATGTTCCAGAAGTTCGTGCTGTACATTCCGCCCGTGTAGCTCGCGCTTCCCCGGAACTGGTCGAAATAGGGCTGCTTGGTGACCTCGTTGGCGAATCCTCCCGCCATCTCCTGGGGGCCGAAGACGATGCTGACCGGCCCGGTGACCACGTCGAGGTTGTCGTAGGCGTTCATGTTCATGAGCGGTCCCCACTGGGCCGACTGGCTGAAGCCGACGAGCATCCCGTTCCGGTAGGCTGTTGCCGGAAGGCCGCGGATGACGGGTTCCGAAACGGGGCTGCCGGTCATCTGCGTCGGATTGACCCCGGGGACGAAGGCGGCCAGATCGTTGACCGACTGGGCGTTGATGGTCTGCATCTCCTCCTTGTTCACTACTTGGACGGTCCGAGGAGTCTCCATGACGCTCATTTCGGGGCCGAGCACCCCGACCGGTTCCTCGGCCGGAACGACCGTCTCGTAGGGAGCGGAGCCTGCGACGGGGACCTCGCCGAGGACCGGGCCGAGCCCGGCGGGCAGCTCCCCTCCCGGTAAGGGGCCCGGCGGAGCCGTGATGGGCGGGGCGGCTTCCGAGGGGGTGCGGTCGGAGCGGCGGCCCCGGGATTCGGAGGTGGCGGCGCCTCGCCGGAAGGCACCGCGGGTTTGCTTCCGGGGCCTCCGGAGCGCTTTCGGCCGGGGTGCCGGGGTGCTCTCCGCCGGTTGGTCGGCGGCCCCGGAAGGTGCTGCCTCCGCGGCGGGAGCGGGGCCGGCGGCAGGGTCGGCGCCTAGGGCCGGAGTCCGGAGCCCGGCGAAGAGGAGGAGCCCGGTAAGGGCGGAGGCCGCAGTTTGCTCGAGGCGGGAGCGGCGCATGGGCGTAGTTAGGGTAAGGCGCGCGTCGGACGGCTTGAGCCTCTCTGTTCCGGAAAGGGCTTCCTTGTCAACCATTCTAAGGGCGGAGGAAGCCCTTCCGGCACGGAGGCTCGGCTACTGAAGGTAAAAGCGCACCGGCACGACCGCCTGCGACTCGACCGGCTTTACGCCCGCCAGGGCGGGGTGAAAGCGCCAATGCTCGACGGCGGTCAAGGCCGACTGATCCAGGTCGGCAAAGCCCGAGCTGCGAACGACCCGCGCCATTTCGACGCTACCGGCGGGCGAGATCTTCACCCAGACGTAGACGATCCCCTGCTCCTTCTTCTGTCGAGCCGTCTCGGGATAGACCGGCGGGGGATTCCGCAAGTAGTCCGGCTGCGCGACCCGGGTCGGCCGGGGCGCGGCGGCAACCGCGGGCGCCGGTTTCGGCGGGGCGGCGGCCTTCTTGGGCTGCGGCTTGCGGACAATGGCCTGCGCCATGTCGCCGGGCTTGCTCGGCTGCGGTTCGACGGGAGCCGGAGGCTGCTTCATCGGCTCCGGAGCGGCCACCAGATCCACCGTCGCCGGCGGGAACGTGGGGGCCGCCGCCGGCTTGATCTTGGGGGTCAGGCTGATTCCCGCTCCCAGGAGCAGCGCCGCATGGAAAACCAGGGAGAGAATCCAGCCTGCGGTCCGCTCGCTCCGTTCGACGGGATCTTCCTCGTACGGAAGGCATGCCGTGGTTTTGCGAGGGGAGGTCTTGGCTGGCTGGGTCGTTTTCGGGGTCGCTCCGCCGCCCAGCAAACTCGAAAGCTTCGCCAGCCGGACGCCTTGGCTCTTCTGCTCTTCTTGGAGAAGGATCATGGCGGGCTCCTTTCCGTTTTCCGCCCGGCGGCGGCTCCCCGGGAGCCGCCGACGACCGGCCGGCGGAGCCCGCGAGAGTCACCCTGGGCGATTTTTCAACCCGCCGTCAGCTTAGGCCATCCCTCTTTAAAAAAGGGGGCGTCCGGAGTTTAAGTTTTCTTCAAGTTGCGAAATCGGAGGGGAAGCCAAGGCCGCCGCCGGTTCACCCGCTAGCCATTTTGGGGAAGATCCGGAGCCGCGCGCAATGCCACTCGCGGCAGAGCCGGTAGGCGGCGCGCATGTTCCCGTGGCTCTGGACGAGCGCGGCCACGATCCGCTTGCCCATACCGAGCCCCGATCGGCCCACGCCGCTGCGCTTGATCCGGTTGCCGACGGCGAGGGTGATGCCGGAGGCGTTGCGGCGGAGGCGGAGGTAAATCGGGCCCCGGCCATGGCGGAGCGCATTGGAGATGAGATTGTAGAGGATCTGCTTGAGATAGGTGCGATCCGCGTCGGCTTCGGCAGGGATCATGCGGGCTTCGATCGTCCGCCCTTCGGCTTCGGCCAACAGGCGGAAGCCTTCCAAGAGCTCTTCCAGGAGCTCGTCGACGCGAAGCCGCTCCCAGCGGAGGACCAAGCCCCCCTTTTCGGCTCGTGCCAGGAGGAGCGCGCGATCGAGGTAATGGCTGAGGCGGTCGAGCTCCGCTTGGATCTGCTCGGAGATCGCGGGATCGACCCGTTCGACCGCCTGCTCCATCCGGAGGCGGGCCATCGTGAGCGGAAGCTTGAGCTCGTGGGCGACCCGTGCCGAAGCACGGTCGGCCTCGGAGAGAGTTTCCTGGACGCGGTCGAGCAGCCGGTTGATCTCCTGCACCAAGGCTTCGATCTCCGGATCCCGCTCATCGACGTGGACTCGCTGCCAGGGGTTTTGCGGGTCGAGCAGGGAAAGTTGGCGGCGGAGCGCCCGGAGCGGCTGCTTGGCCGCGGCCGCTACCAGGAACCCGATCCCTGAGAAGGTGGTGAGCATGGCCAGCGCATAGGCGGCTTCCCACCGGACCATCTCGCGGCGGTGCTCCGCCGATTTCAGGAAACGCGCCTCGCGTGCCGAGGCCACCCAGTGAAAGATGGTGGACACTCCGAGGAATCCCAAGCCGAATACGGCCGTCAGCGTGAGCCACCGGCGGTTCATGGCGCGGGGGACGGCGGGGAGGCGCGCAGCGCAAAGCCGACGCCACGGATCGTCTGGAGCAGCGGGGGCTTTCCGGGCAGGTGGAGCTTCTGGCGCAAGTGGTTGACGTGGACGTTGACCAGCGCGGTTTCCGAATCGAAGCAGCGATCCCAGATCTTTTCGAGGATGAGCGCCTTGCTCACGGGGTTGGGGGCGTGCTCGATCAGGAGCCGCAGGAGCTCGAACTCCCGATTGGTCAGGTCGATCGGCTGATCGCCGCGGGTAACCGATCGCGCTACCAGATCCATCTCGATGTCCTCGAACCGCAGCCGGCTGGTCAAGGTCGGGCTCTGCCGCCGGAGAAGGGCGCGCACGCGCGCGAGCAGCTCCCGGGTCGAGAACGGTTTCCCCAGGTAATCGTCGGCACCCGCGTCCAGTCCGCGTACCCGGTCCTCGACGTCGGCGCGGCCCGTGAGGAAGAGCACCGGCAGCCGCGATCCGGAACGCCGGAGCTGGCGAACCACCGAGATGCCGTCCCGCTCGGGGAGCATGAGGTCGAGGATGAGGAGATCGAAAGGATAGTTCTGGGCCAGCCAGAGCGCCTCTTCCCCGTCCTCGGCCACCTCGGCCGTATACCCCTCGGCCTGGAGAGCCGCCTTCAGGTGCTTCCAGATCTTTCGATCGTCTTCGGCAATCAAGATCCTCATCGTCCCATCCGCGGGGGCGCCTTTCGCCCGCTTAGGCTGCGGAGAACGTCACGGCGTAGGAAAGATCGCCTCGGCATAGCAACCTGCAAACCTAACGAACGGGACCCGGGCGCTTTTCCGGTGCGAGGCGCTGGGCCAGTCGCTCGAGGGCGGGCGAGCGGTCGTGGGGGCTCAAGCGAACCTCGATCAGCCAATAGGATTCTTTCTGGCCCAGCGCGGCATGAAGAGCTTCTGCGAGCTCCTGGTTGGTTCGGGCTTGGCAGGCACGGCCGGCTCCCAGGAGCTCGGGAAGCCGGCAGTAGTTCCAATCCAGCAGGTCGTTGAACGGTCCGTCGAGAATATGCCGCTCGGTCGAGTAGCCGCGGTTGTTGAGCAGGACTACGATCGGACTCAAGCCGAACCGGACCGCGGTCGAGAGCTCCACCCCCGTCATCTGGAAGGCACCGTCTCCCACCAGGACTAAGGGACGCAGCCGGGGATTGGCGAGCGCGGCTCCCAGCGAGGCCGGAACCGCGAATCCGAGCGAGGCGTAATACGCGGGGCTCAGGAACTCGGTCGATTCCCGAATGACCAGCTCCGAGGCGCCGAAGAGGGCTTCGCCGACATCGGCGATCACCACGATATTCGGGCTTAGGATCCGGTTGATCTCGGCGAAGAGCGAGGCGACCGTGACCCGGTCCTGCGGCCGCGGCGGCGTTTTTGTTTCCCGGTCGGCGGGGCGCACCGCGATGCCCGGCACGGCTTCCTTGCGGATACCCAGCTTGAGGAGGCCCCGAACGAAATCTTGCAGCCGCACGCCCTCGAAGGAGTGGTGGCGGATCGAGAGCTTCTCGCTGGTCGCATAGATGCAGCGGCCCATATCCAGGGAAGCCGAGCTTCCTCCCACCGTGATGTCGGTCAGGAAGACTCCCAAGAGGAGGAGGCAGTCGCTCGCGTCTACATAGTCGCGCACCTCGGCCCGTCCGGTCGCGCCCTCATAGACTCCGATATAGTGAGGATGGGTCTCCGCGATGACCGATTTGCCGAGCAGCGTGGCCGCGACCGGAATGTTCGTCTGTTCCGTGAGGGCGACGAGCTCCTTTTGGAGGCCGAAGCGGTGAATCTCCACGTCGGCTAGGATCAAGGGGCAGCGGGCGGCCAGCAGCATCTGCCGGGCTTCCTCCAAGGCTTCCGCAAGGGCTTGCGGGTCGCTCTCCTCGGGTTCCCGGAGAGCGGAGGATGGAGGGGCGGGTGCATCCATGAGATCCCGAGGCACCTCGATGTAGACGGGCCGGTGGTAGCGGCGGGCGAGGCCGAGCAGCCGGTCGATCTCCGACGAGGCGGTATCGGGATTATCCAGGACGGCGGTGCCGACCGTGATCTCCTCGAAGATCTTCCGCTGCGTATCGAAATTGCGCACCTTGTGATGGAGCAGCGGGTCTTTCCTGCGCTCGGCCATCCCGGGAGCTCCGCTGATGACGATCACCGCCGATTTCTCGGCATAGGCCTCCGCCACCGCGTTCGCGATTTTCAGGCCGCCGACGCAGTAGGTGACGCAGGCCGCCCCGATGCCCCGGATGCGCGCATAGGCGTCGGCCGCAAAGCCCGCGCCCTGCTCATCACAGGTGTTGATGGTCTCGATGCCGCGCGCCCGGAACATGGGGAAGAGGGGCAGCGAGTAATCGCCCGGCACCCCGAATAGGTATTCGATGCCCTCGCTCCGAAGGCGGCTGGCCAAACGGTCCGCGACGCTCGGGAGTTCTTTCATGCCGCAAGGTTGCCCCAAAGAGTTCGTCGGGGAA from Methylacidimicrobium sp. AP8 includes:
- a CDS encoding TonB-dependent siderophore receptor, whose amino-acid sequence is MVDKEALSGTERLKPSDARLTLTTPMRRSRLEQTAASALTGLLLFAGLRTPALGADPAAGPAPAAEAAPSGAADQPAESTPAPRPKALRRPRKQTRGAFRRGAATSESRGRRSDRTPSEAAPPITAPPGPLPGGELPAGLGPVLGEVPVAGSAPYETVVPAEEPVGVLGPEMSVMETPRTVQVVNKEEMQTINAQSVNDLAAFVPGVNPTQMTGSPVSEPVIRGLPATAYRNGMLVGFSQSAQWGPLMNMNAYDNLDVVTGPVSIVFGPQEMAGGFANEVTKQPYFDQFRGSASYTGGMYSTNFWNIDIGGPILKDKLAYRVDYFGQDGYAPYNYYDGAYLQRQCAYLALSAKPYDNLSIDFNTEFDVNHLNTVAGLNRPDQALISDGLYQTGSLVGWYGPPGVLHPGLGTAPPGAGYAMNWGPQVPISRRTNLFANSENSTQQLYYVAQAIETLKIDDNLSLVNNSMFEYFSTFIDQAIPSTFWAVLPAGYDFDDRLELRASFDTPIGKGKKPAPSLDQTAEGASGGGWKLHHMIDAGLEFRYFSDTEYSGVWHSPINIWNLTQPLTAREFSPLVSFAQAIGPIYQNPYLTDIPVPGYPGAYYNVFNYLSTADTFYEVSPFYQHKLDFTDQWSLLLSGRMNAYFIEASPPPGTPAEISAAAPALGLPPLTPTSMSIVQPEVSISPSYKLFPWMTNYFTFFYGQTTLLSQFGSFGPSYPSDYYHQNNFLYELGTKLDLLHDRLFLGFSAYMQSGYIPAQVIPGGPIATAQADIQGIQLTGSYQPNRNFWLNFGYAYIAAQEQWAGLPQGPLAEQPYSTSVARQYGLPVDPMVNLPPANYPFIGFPTNYGNLMATYKFDNGFGISLWGNTESGNFIFYTYSTRIPTWYTLNARLFYATKRWEASLYIYNLTNEQYWLPGAPGFSNARFMNYDYIVAQLPFWIQGTVQINF
- a CDS encoding energy transducer TonB — protein: MILLQEEQKSQGVRLAKLSSLLGGGATPKTTQPAKTSPRKTTACLPYEEDPVERSERTAGWILSLVFHAALLLGAGISLTPKIKPAAAPTFPPATVDLVAAPEPMKQPPAPVEPQPSKPGDMAQAIVRKPQPKKAAAPPKPAPAVAAAPRPTRVAQPDYLRNPPPVYPETARQKKEQGIVYVWVKISPAGSVEMARVVRSSGFADLDQSALTAVEHWRFHPALAGVKPVESQAVVPVRFYLQ
- a CDS encoding HAMP domain-containing sensor histidine kinase, producing the protein MNRRWLTLTAVFGLGFLGVSTIFHWVASAREARFLKSAEHRREMVRWEAAYALAMLTTFSGIGFLVAAAAKQPLRALRRQLSLLDPQNPWQRVHVDERDPEIEALVQEINRLLDRVQETLSEADRASARVAHELKLPLTMARLRMEQAVERVDPAISEQIQAELDRLSHYLDRALLLARAEKGGLVLRWERLRVDELLEELLEGFRLLAEAEGRTIEARMIPAEADADRTYLKQILYNLISNALRHGRGPIYLRLRRNASGITLAVGNRIKRSGVGRSGLGMGKRIVAALVQSHGNMRAAYRLCREWHCARLRIFPKMASG
- a CDS encoding response regulator transcription factor, yielding MRILIAEDDRKIWKHLKAALQAEGYTAEVAEDGEEALWLAQNYPFDLLILDLMLPERDGISVVRQLRRSGSRLPVLFLTGRADVEDRVRGLDAGADDYLGKPFSTRELLARVRALLRRQSPTLTSRLRFEDIEMDLVARSVTRGDQPIDLTNREFELLRLLIEHAPNPVSKALILEKIWDRCFDSETALVNVHVNHLRQKLHLPGKPPLLQTIRGVGFALRASPPSPAP
- a CDS encoding alpha-keto acid decarboxylase family protein, giving the protein MKELPSVADRLASRLRSEGIEYLFGVPGDYSLPLFPMFRARGIETINTCDEQGAGFAADAYARIRGIGAACVTYCVGGLKIANAVAEAYAEKSAVIVISGAPGMAERRKDPLLHHKVRNFDTQRKIFEEITVGTAVLDNPDTASSEIDRLLGLARRYHRPVYIEVPRDLMDAPAPPSSALREPEESDPQALAEALEEARQMLLAARCPLILADVEIHRFGLQKELVALTEQTNIPVAATLLGKSVIAETHPHYIGVYEGATGRAEVRDYVDASDCLLLLGVFLTDITVGGSSASLDMGRCIYATSEKLSIRHHSFEGVRLQDFVRGLLKLGIRKEAVPGIAVRPADRETKTPPRPQDRVTVASLFAEINRILSPNIVVIADVGEALFGASELVIRESTEFLSPAYYASLGFAVPASLGAALANPRLRPLVLVGDGAFQMTGVELSTAVRFGLSPIVVLLNNRGYSTERHILDGPFNDLLDWNYCRLPELLGAGRACQARTNQELAEALHAALGQKESYWLIEVRLSPHDRSPALERLAQRLAPEKRPGPVR